A window from Chiloscyllium punctatum isolate Juve2018m chromosome 3, sChiPun1.3, whole genome shotgun sequence encodes these proteins:
- the fam110c gene encoding protein FAM110C: protein MPTDISQPPVLSASLPLRILNKGPGYLRRQMEGNRRGRLSAVERLAADKGKYVKSPQLVAGGQGDGEREARSGSEASGGSSSSSSGGGGGGSMESCPGGRGDKPAADSPGGNQLPHAPLQRDGSTAIRRSKRQMRPDSLVIYRQKYEVVKGSGGGGGGGVRAANQSLVRRLFQGGSIRDKQQPPPPASPEVPKVIIKEGGGPGDTGCGDQVEEERPPPPTPPPPAASLMPPAHRPAPCQRRASKGLHRSQSDISSRYSRAFSEFDSFFRYCGLEPEVIDDLGRENFTSASDTAVTVRVRSVSAPDSDSDFSRHSAQEDQRPLEEALGERPPASSLSVIERNARVIKWLYGCKRARECTAAELV, encoded by the coding sequence ATGCCGACTGACATCTCGCAGCCCCCGGTGCTGAGCGCCTCGCTGCCCCTGAGAATCCTCAACAAGGGGCCCGGCTACCTCCGGAGGCAGATGGAGGGCAACCGCCGGGGCCGCCTGAGCGCCGTGGAGAGGCTGGCGGCCGACAAGGGCAAGTACGTGAAGAGCCCGCAGCTGGTGGCAGGCGGtcagggggacggggagagggaggCCCGCTCCGGCAGCGAGGCCTCGgggggcagcagcagcagcagcagcggaggaggaggaggagggagcaTGGAGAGCTGCCCGGGAGGACGAGGCGACAAGCCGGCGGCAGACTCCCCGGGCGGCAACCAGCTCCCGCACGCTCCCTTACAGCGGGACGGCAGCACCGCCATCCGCCGCTCCAAGAGGCAAATGAGGCCGGACTCGCTGGTCATCTACCGGCAGAAGTACGAGGTCGTCAAGGGCTCGGGAGGAGGCGGCGGCGGCGGGGTCCGGGCCGCTAACCAGAGCCTGGTCCGCAGGCTCTTCCAGGGGGGCTCCATCAGGGACAAGCAACAGCCGCCGCCGCCGGCATCGCCCGAGGTGCCCAAGGTCATCATCAAGGAGGGTGGAGGGCCGGGGGACACGGGCTGCGGGGACCAGGTGGAGGAGGAGCGGCCACCCCCACCGACACCGCCACCGCCAGCGGCTTCGCTCATGCCCCCGGCACACAGGCCGGCCCCGTGCCAGCGGCGGGCCAGCAAGGGCCTGCACCGCTCCCAGTCCGACATCAGCTCCCGCTACTCGAGGGCCTTCTCCGAGTTCGACAGCTTCTTCAGGTACTGCGGCCTGGAGCCCGAGGTCATCGACGACCTGGGCCGCGAGAACTTCACCTCGGCCTCCGACACCGCGGTCACCGTGCGCGTGCGCAGCGTCAGCGCGCCCGACTCGGACAGCGACTTCTCCCGCCACAGCGCCCAGGAGGACCAGCGGCCGCTCGAGGAAGCGCTGGGCGAGCGCCCGCCGGCGTCCAGCCTGTCGGTCATCGAGCGCAACGCCCGGGTCATCAAGTGGCTGTACGGCTGCAAGCGAGCCCGGGAGTGCACCGCAGCCGAGCTGGTGTAG